The Rhodococcus sp. ABRD24 genome contains the following window.
GTGGGAATCAGTGAAATATCGCGACGAACCGGCTATTCGAAAAGCACGGTTCATCTGGGGCTCCGAACGATGCGCGAGCTGAGCTTCGTTGTCCAAGATCCAGAAAGTGGGCGGTACAGCCTGGGCTTGGCAGCCGCCCAGCTCGGGGTTGCCGCCCAGGAGAACTCGCAGCTGGTGACGATGTTGTCTGCACCAATGTCCGAGCTCGCGGTTCGCTCGAGCGAAGCTGTATCGCTTGGCGTTCGTGTGGACTCGGAAGTTCTCTTCATCAAGCGTTTCGAGACCTCGCATGTGTTGGGAACGAGTATCCGCGAAGGGACGCGCATGCCTCTGCATGCGTCGGCTTCCGGCAAGGCACTGCTGATGGGGATGAGCAACGAAGAAATATGCAGTCTCTTCCCTGACGAGAATCTGCCGCGAGAGGACAGTCACGCCGAAAGGGGCCGGACCCAGCTTCTCGACGAGATCGACAAGGCCAGGGAAGTTGGCTACGTAACGAGTGCGGACGAGTGGCGACTCGGTATATCTGCTGCCGCCGTGCCTGTCCAGATTGGAAGCGAGGTCGTCGCTTCGGTGAGCATTGCCGGCCCGACCTCGCGCTTCCGCGCCGACCTCTGGGTCACCGACCTGCTCTCGCTTGCAGCGCCGCTGACCGCAAACACCAAACGCGACCAATAGGCGACCCCTTCAGTCGCCGAACGACTTAGGAGTATTTATGAGACGCAGCCTGGCAGTGACGGGCATCGGGACACTCATGAGTGGAGACTTGGCTTCTCCCACGATCGCCGCTGACACCGTCTTCATAGAAGACGGCAAGATCGCCGGAATCGGTGCCCAGAGTGACTTCGACGCCGATCGATGGCTGGACGCGGCGGGAGCCACTGTCCTGCCAGGGTTGATCGACAATCACATCCACCCGGTCTTGGGTGACTACACGCCCCGGCAGTCCCAAGCGGATTATCTTGCTGGCTTCGTCCATGGTGGCGTGACTTCAGCAGTCTCTGCTGGTGAGGTACACACCCCCGGGCGCCCCAAGGATCGAGCTGGCACGAAAGCGCTCGCGATCTTGGCGCACAAGGCCTTTGCCGATCACCGGCCGTTGGGACTACGTGTCTACGGCGGAGCCCTCCTTCTCGAAGAAGGGCTCACGCCGGAGGACTTCGTTGAACTGGCCGACGCCGGGGTGCATCTCGTGGGGGAGATCGGAATCTCGGGCGTGAAAGATCCCGAAACAGCCGCCACGATGACTCGATGGGCGCACGACGTCGGCATGAGCGTCATGGTCCACGTAGGCGGCAAGTCGGTGCCGACCAGTCGGGCGATCGACGGCGAGTACTGCGTGCAGGTACAACCTGATATCGCAGCCCACGTCAACGGCGGACCCACCGCTCCCACGATCGACGATGTCAAGCTGATCCTCGATCAAAGCTCATCCGCTGTCGAACTGGTTTACAACGGAAATCAGCGAGCAGCGAGCGACATCGCTGCGCTTCTAGCCGAGACGAACCAGCTCGACCGCCTTGTGCTGGGAACCGACTCGCCGGCTGGCGCGGGCATCGCGCCAGCCGGAATCATGCGACTGCTTGCAACCATGTGCTCCCTGGCCAAGATCTCCCCTGCTTCTGCCATCGCGACAGCAACGGGCAACACCGCAAGAGTTCGGGGCATTCCCGGCGGCTTCATCCGCATCGGTGAGAACGCAGATCTCGTCATCGCCGATGCGCCGGACGGGGGCCAGGCGAGCGATATGGCATCCGCCCTCGAATTCGGGGACACGCCTGCGGTAGCCGCAGTCGTCATCGGTGGAGAGATAAAGGTTACCCGTAGCAGAAACACCGCCCCTCCGCGCCGTACTCCGGTTTTTCCGAAACTGATTGAGTGACAGGAAAGTTCAGAACGAAACTCATCAATCAGTCGGCCCAATAAGTAGCGGAATTGAGATTCTGTAAGAACTCCGCGAAAGCCGGATCACGGAACAGGGAAAAGATGTCAGATAAATCGACAAGCCGTCGGGTTGTACTGTCAAGTTTGGCTGGTACGACTTTGGAGTGGTATGAGTTCTTCATCTATGGAACGGCCGCCGCTCTAGTATTCAACAAAGTGTTCTTTCCGAGTTTCGACTCGTTGATTGGCACACTGTTGTCGCTCTCCACATTTGCCGTGGCGTTCATTGCTCGGCCAATTGGTGCAGTAGTATGCGGTCACTTCGGAGATCGTCTGGGCCGCAAGAGGATGCTTGTGGTGACCCTGATCATCATGGGTGTGACAACGTTCGCGATGGGTCTCCTCCCCAGTTACGCCACCATCGGGATTGCGGCGCCGGTGCTGCTGGTCGTACTTCGTCTCATTCAAGGACTGTCCCTCGGAGGCGAGTACAGCGGTGCCGTCCTGATGAGCGTCGAGCACGCCAGTGAAAACCGGCGCGGACTCTTCGGTGCAATTATCAATGCGGGAGCACCCCTCGGGCTGTTGATGGGGAATGGCGTCTTTCTGGCGATCAGCTTCCTCGATGATTCCGCTTTCATTCAGTGGGGATGGCGAATCCCATTCATC
Protein-coding sequences here:
- a CDS encoding IclR family transcriptional regulator; this encodes MSNETSRSVERALCILCELAKADTPVGISEISRRTGYSKSTVHLGLRTMRELSFVVQDPESGRYSLGLAAAQLGVAAQENSQLVTMLSAPMSELAVRSSEAVSLGVRVDSEVLFIKRFETSHVLGTSIREGTRMPLHASASGKALLMGMSNEEICSLFPDENLPREDSHAERGRTQLLDEIDKAREVGYVTSADEWRLGISAAAVPVQIGSEVVASVSIAGPTSRFRADLWVTDLLSLAAPLTANTKRDQ
- a CDS encoding amidohydrolase family protein gives rise to the protein MIDNHIHPVLGDYTPRQSQADYLAGFVHGGVTSAVSAGEVHTPGRPKDRAGTKALAILAHKAFADHRPLGLRVYGGALLLEEGLTPEDFVELADAGVHLVGEIGISGVKDPETAATMTRWAHDVGMSVMVHVGGKSVPTSRAIDGEYCVQVQPDIAAHVNGGPTAPTIDDVKLILDQSSSAVELVYNGNQRAASDIAALLAETNQLDRLVLGTDSPAGAGIAPAGIMRLLATMCSLAKISPASAIATATGNTARVRGIPGGFIRIGENADLVIADAPDGGQASDMASALEFGDTPAVAAVVIGGEIKVTRSRNTAPPRRTPVFPKLIE